From one Flavobacterium sp. N502536 genomic stretch:
- a CDS encoding glycosyltransferase family 2 protein — MDKIAVVILNWNGVKLLEQFLPSIIQFSEGAQIYVADNASTDDSISFVKNNFPTIKIVQNNGNHGFAKGYNDALKHIDAEFYALVNSDIEVTQNWLNPIIETFENEKLTAIIQPKILDYKNKEYFEYAGGAGGFIDKYGFPFCRGRIFDTIEKDNGQYDDNCELFWASGACFFIRSEVYHDLGGFDESFFAHQEEIDLCWRAANEGHIIKYNSASIVYHVGGATLQQGNPKKTFLNFRNSLLMLVKNLPKKGLFFVIFFRMVLDGIAGIRFLTQGKFGHTFAILKAHFSFYCISLRYLRKRKDFQIQQYYTVKSIVYLYYIKKLLVFKEIFNSNQNIKN; from the coding sequence TTGGATAAAATAGCTGTTGTAATTTTAAATTGGAATGGAGTAAAATTGCTGGAACAATTTTTACCTTCCATTATTCAATTTTCTGAGGGAGCTCAAATATATGTAGCTGATAATGCTTCAACAGATGATTCTATAAGTTTCGTTAAGAACAATTTTCCCACCATCAAGATCGTTCAAAACAATGGCAATCATGGCTTTGCAAAAGGTTATAATGATGCTTTAAAACATATTGATGCTGAGTTTTATGCTTTGGTGAATTCAGATATAGAAGTAACTCAAAATTGGCTTAATCCTATTATTGAAACTTTTGAAAATGAAAAGTTAACCGCTATTATTCAGCCGAAGATTCTGGACTATAAAAACAAAGAATACTTTGAATACGCAGGTGGAGCCGGTGGTTTCATTGATAAATATGGATTTCCATTTTGTCGCGGACGTATTTTTGATACTATCGAAAAGGATAACGGACAATACGATGACAACTGTGAGTTGTTCTGGGCGTCAGGGGCTTGTTTTTTTATCAGAAGTGAAGTCTATCATGACCTGGGAGGTTTTGATGAAAGCTTTTTTGCGCATCAGGAAGAAATTGATTTGTGCTGGCGTGCTGCAAATGAAGGACACATCATTAAGTACAATTCGGCTTCAATTGTCTATCATGTAGGAGGGGCTACTTTGCAACAGGGAAATCCGAAAAAGACCTTTTTAAATTTTAGAAATTCATTATTAATGCTTGTCAAAAATTTACCAAAAAAGGGATTGTTCTTTGTGATTTTCTTCCGAATGGTTTTAGATGGTATCGCCGGTATTCGTTTTCTTACACAAGGAAAGTTCGGGCATACTTTTGCCATTTTGAAAGCGCATTTCTCTTTTTATTGCATATCTTTAAGATACCTTAGGAAACGTAAAGATTTCCAGATACAACAATACTATACCGTGAAAAGTATCGTTTACTTGTATTACATAAAGAAATTACTTGTATTTAAAGAAATCTTTAACAGTAATCAAAATATTAAGAACTAA
- a CDS encoding patatin family protein, with the protein MRALVISGGGSKGAFAGGVAQYLIEEKNHEYDLFIGTSTGSLLIPHLALGHIKKIHSVYTNVTMASIFNICPFVVKTKDGVDIVTINHFNVLRQFFKGKRTFGESKGLKRYIKNNFSLSDFNKLKKLDSDVVITVTNFTKNEAEYKSVKDCTYEEFCEWSWISSNYVPFMSLVEKNNYEYGDGGFASLVPIREAINRGATEIDVIILETEVNMDKTVIGKNPFSLMIDLFRIALDQVEKHDITIGKLLANNKNVKLNLYYTPTKLTDNALIFNQEVMKEWWEQGYEYAQNKSEVMSDNR; encoded by the coding sequence ATGAGAGCATTGGTTATTTCTGGTGGAGGAAGTAAAGGGGCATTTGCCGGCGGTGTAGCACAATATCTAATCGAAGAAAAGAATCATGAATATGATTTGTTTATAGGAACTTCGACTGGAAGCTTGCTGATACCCCATTTGGCATTGGGGCATATTAAAAAAATTCACTCCGTTTACACCAATGTTACCATGGCCAGTATTTTTAATATATGTCCATTTGTGGTCAAAACTAAAGATGGGGTAGATATTGTAACCATCAATCACTTTAACGTATTACGTCAGTTTTTTAAGGGCAAGAGAACTTTTGGCGAAAGCAAAGGACTCAAGCGATACATTAAGAACAATTTCTCCCTTTCAGATTTTAACAAACTCAAAAAGTTGGACAGTGACGTGGTAATAACCGTAACCAATTTTACTAAAAATGAAGCCGAGTATAAATCTGTAAAGGACTGTACTTACGAGGAGTTTTGCGAATGGTCCTGGATTTCGAGCAATTATGTTCCGTTTATGAGTTTGGTTGAGAAAAACAACTACGAATATGGCGATGGCGGATTTGCAAGTTTAGTGCCAATTCGGGAAGCAATCAACCGCGGGGCAACAGAAATCGACGTCATCATTCTGGAAACAGAAGTTAATATGGATAAAACGGTTATTGGTAAAAACCCATTCTCCCTTATGATTGATTTGTTCCGAATTGCTTTAGATCAGGTTGAAAAACATGATATTACCATAGGCAAACTGCTGGCAAACAATAAAAATGTAAAACTAAATCTTTACTACACCCCAACAAAACTAACCGACAACGCCCTAATTTTTAATCAGGAAGTCATGAAAGAGTGGTGGGAGCAAGGGTATGAATACGCTCAGAACAAATCGGAAGTTATGAGTGATAATAGATAG
- a CDS encoding L-threonylcarbamoyladenylate synthase produces MAEFIKIYPDKPSEAAIAKVVKVLQNGGLVIYPTDTVYGLGCDITNSRALEKIAKIKGVKLEKANFSFICHDLSNLSDYVRQIDTSTFKILKRALPGPYTFILPGNNNLPKEFKKKTTVGIRVPDNNIILEIVRQLGNPVVSTSIRDEDDVIEYTTDPELIFEKWQNLVDLVIDGGYGDNIGSTIIDLSEHEPVIVREGKGDVDIL; encoded by the coding sequence ATGGCTGAGTTCATAAAAATATACCCGGATAAACCCAGTGAAGCTGCAATAGCCAAAGTGGTAAAAGTACTTCAGAATGGAGGCTTGGTAATTTACCCAACCGATACTGTTTATGGTTTAGGTTGTGATATTACCAATTCGCGTGCTTTGGAAAAAATTGCAAAAATAAAAGGGGTTAAGCTGGAGAAAGCAAATTTCTCGTTCATCTGCCACGATCTAAGCAATTTATCCGATTATGTGCGCCAAATCGATACGTCAACTTTTAAAATTCTAAAGAGAGCGTTGCCGGGGCCTTATACCTTTATTTTGCCAGGAAATAATAACCTGCCTAAGGAGTTTAAAAAGAAGACAACCGTTGGTATTCGTGTACCTGACAACAACATCATCCTTGAAATTGTACGTCAGTTGGGAAATCCCGTGGTATCGACTTCTATTCGAGATGAAGATGATGTAATTGAGTACACAACAGATCCGGAATTGATTTTTGAAAAATGGCAGAATCTCGTAGATTTGGTCATTGATGGCGGATATGGCGATAATATAGGGTCAACAATCATAGACCTGTCTGAACATGAGCCGGTAATTGTGAGAGAAGGAAAAGGAGATGTTGATATTTTATAA
- a CDS encoding carboxypeptidase-like regulatory domain-containing protein, whose amino-acid sequence MKNHFLFLFLLVSISVISQNTLKGKITGKDDIPLKGANIYFDGTTISTISDAEGNYTIEFEPSANRILVVSIDGYENEYISDFDSPENFNIHLHAAKNSLNEVVVSRKDKFSRSQKLKIFREYFIGKTVNSEKVVIQNENDIYFKYDKQNFILKAFSDKPLIILNPSLGYKISYQLQKFEITFSNLSIFSRDVIKNFYVGMSLFEETANSEVISKKREEAFKGSQINFFRNLVNNVWSKDEFLMSKNYDKVFSENCFKISKGEFYTKVEVVKQPKEKNKNESYIASYDLLFKNKEESSVIFETDTFYVYKYGNNSNISDIVFLGQIGEERVAEMLPLNYAIK is encoded by the coding sequence ATGAAAAACCACTTTCTATTTTTATTCTTATTGGTTTCAATCAGTGTAATTTCGCAAAACACCCTCAAAGGGAAGATCACTGGAAAAGACGATATTCCGCTTAAAGGCGCAAATATTTACTTTGACGGAACAACCATTTCAACGATTTCCGATGCAGAAGGAAATTATACCATTGAATTCGAGCCTAGTGCCAATCGTATTCTGGTAGTAAGTATCGACGGATACGAAAATGAGTATATATCGGATTTTGATTCCCCGGAAAATTTTAACATACACTTGCATGCTGCTAAAAATTCGCTTAACGAAGTAGTGGTAAGTAGAAAAGATAAGTTTTCAAGAAGTCAGAAATTAAAAATATTCAGAGAGTATTTTATTGGAAAAACAGTAAACAGTGAAAAAGTTGTCATTCAAAATGAAAATGATATTTATTTTAAATATGATAAGCAAAATTTTATTTTAAAAGCTTTTTCTGATAAACCATTAATAATTTTAAATCCTTCTTTAGGCTATAAAATTAGTTATCAATTGCAAAAGTTTGAAATTACCTTTAGCAATCTAAGTATATTTTCGAGGGATGTAATCAAAAATTTTTACGTTGGTATGAGTCTTTTTGAAGAAACTGCCAATTCAGAAGTTATTTCTAAAAAAAGGGAAGAAGCATTCAAAGGCTCCCAAATTAACTTCTTTAGAAATTTAGTCAATAACGTATGGAGTAAAGATGAGTTTTTAATGTCTAAAAATTACGATAAAGTTTTTTCTGAAAATTGTTTCAAAATATCCAAAGGTGAATTTTATACAAAGGTAGAAGTGGTAAAGCAGCCAAAAGAGAAAAATAAGAATGAAAGTTATATTGCATCCTACGATCTTTTATTTAAAAATAAAGAAGAATCAAGTGTTATTTTTGAGACAGATACTTTTTACGTTTATAAATATGGAAATAACTCTAACATATCTGATATTGTATTTTTAGGTCAAATTGGAGAAGAAAGAGTAGCAGAAATGTTACCTTTAAATTATGCGATAAAATAG
- a CDS encoding type I restriction enzyme HsdR N-terminal domain-containing protein, with protein MLKLNFPTYTFRFKNSENKVSIFDEIRKKFIILTPEEWVRQHVVRFLMIEKKYPKSLINVEKVLTVNGLRKRYDVVVFNSDGSIHILVECKAPEVKISQTTFDQIARYNMTMQARFLNVTNGLSHFYCQMDFENEKYQFLRGLPDYNE; from the coding sequence ATGTTAAAACTTAATTTTCCAACATATACTTTCCGATTCAAAAATAGCGAAAATAAAGTGTCTATTTTTGATGAAATCAGGAAAAAATTTATCATTCTTACTCCTGAAGAATGGGTTCGCCAACATGTTGTTCGGTTTCTGATGATTGAAAAAAAGTACCCAAAATCGTTAATAAACGTTGAAAAAGTACTTACGGTCAATGGCTTGCGAAAAAGATACGATGTAGTTGTTTTTAATTCTGATGGCTCTATACATATATTGGTAGAATGCAAAGCACCCGAAGTTAAAATCTCGCAGACAACTTTTGATCAGATTGCGCGTTACAATATGACAATGCAGGCACGGTTTTTGAACGTCACAAACGGACTTAGTCATTTTTACTGTCAGATGGACTTTGAAAATGAAAAGTATCAGTTTTTAAGAGGCTTACCGGATTATAACGAATAA
- a CDS encoding sulfite exporter TauE/SafE family protein, translated as METYIIILLCLAAFAAGFIDAIVGGGGLIQTPMGLILLPNLPVSTVIGTLKLPAFTGTAFAAFQYLKKVVIQWKLLLIMMCLAVPSAFLGSTLLTYVSNDFMKPLLLVVLSLLLIYTYAKKNFGQHEAKDHSFATQILYAVLISIIVGFYDGFIGPGTGSFFVVAFIALMGFDFLHASANAKMVNLATNFGSICLFAIKGKIIWTIAIPMAVSNGLGGWLGAKLAINKGNGFIRVFFLIVVIGTLIRFSYDVFYK; from the coding sequence ATGGAAACCTACATCATCATTTTACTTTGTTTAGCAGCTTTTGCAGCAGGATTTATCGACGCTATAGTAGGTGGCGGCGGATTAATTCAAACCCCAATGGGACTGATACTATTGCCCAATTTGCCCGTTTCTACTGTGATAGGTACTTTAAAATTGCCCGCTTTTACAGGAACTGCTTTTGCGGCCTTTCAATATCTCAAAAAAGTGGTGATTCAGTGGAAGCTCCTTTTAATTATGATGTGTTTGGCGGTCCCGTCGGCATTTTTGGGTTCTACTTTACTGACTTATGTAAGCAACGATTTTATGAAACCGCTTTTATTGGTGGTTTTATCGCTGTTGTTGATTTATACCTACGCCAAGAAAAACTTTGGACAACATGAAGCCAAAGATCATTCCTTTGCAACACAAATCTTGTATGCAGTTCTCATCAGTATAATTGTTGGTTTTTACGACGGATTTATTGGTCCGGGTACCGGAAGTTTTTTTGTCGTAGCCTTTATTGCTTTGATGGGATTTGATTTTTTACATGCTTCCGCAAATGCAAAAATGGTGAATCTGGCAACCAACTTTGGCTCGATCTGTTTGTTTGCAATTAAAGGAAAAATCATTTGGACAATCGCTATTCCTATGGCAGTAAGCAACGGACTAGGGGGATGGCTTGGAGCAAAACTTGCCATAAATAAAGGTAATGGCTTTATTCGGGTATTCTTTCTAATTGTGGTAATCGGTACTTTAATCCGATTCTCGTACGATGTATTTTATAAGTAA
- a CDS encoding diphthine--ammonia ligase, producing MSKKALFNWSSGKDSALALYKILQNPDFKIECLLTSVNQKYQRISMHGVRVELLEAQAKSIGLPLKVMEIPEMPTMEAYESVMTETLTELKEQGITHSVFGDIFLEDLRKYRESQLEKIGFKGVFPLWKIPTSDLIQEFISLGFKTIVVCVNERYLDKSFVGRIIDADFIRDLPENVDVCGENGEFHTFTFDGPIFSTPVPFEIGEIVYRKYEKPKTQESSDTACDTSSSDAFDYGFWYCDLI from the coding sequence ATATCTAAAAAAGCCTTATTTAACTGGAGTAGCGGAAAAGATTCTGCTCTTGCTTTATACAAAATTCTACAAAATCCTGATTTTAAAATTGAGTGTTTACTCACAAGCGTCAATCAAAAATACCAGCGTATTTCGATGCATGGTGTTCGTGTTGAACTGCTCGAAGCGCAGGCGAAAAGTATTGGTTTGCCGCTGAAGGTTATGGAGATTCCGGAAATGCCTACAATGGAAGCTTACGAGAGTGTTATGACGGAAACCCTGACGGAATTAAAAGAGCAGGGAATCACACATTCTGTTTTTGGGGATATTTTTCTGGAAGATTTGCGCAAGTATCGCGAAAGTCAATTGGAAAAGATTGGGTTTAAAGGAGTTTTTCCCCTTTGGAAGATCCCTACGAGTGATTTAATACAGGAATTCATTTCTCTGGGTTTTAAAACGATTGTAGTTTGTGTTAACGAACGTTATTTGGACAAAAGTTTTGTGGGCCGAATTATCGATGCCGATTTTATCAGGGATTTACCTGAAAATGTCGACGTCTGTGGTGAAAACGGCGAGTTTCATACTTTTACTTTTGACGGGCCGATTTTCTCAACACCTGTACCTTTTGAGATTGGCGAAATTGTTTACCGCAAATATGAAAAACCTAAAACACAAGAGTCCTCAGACACTGCTTGTGATACGAGTTCCAGCGATGCTTTTGATTATGGGTTTTGGTATTGCGATTTGATTTAA
- a CDS encoding flagellar motor protein MotB: MRKIVIALSVLMALTSCVSKKQYAALEAKNKEIQDLLNSCTVKLNTCLEEKAGLAATAESYKQHNQDLISTSKDLTVLTTKGAENLEKSLESLKEKDLKISRLQDALTKKDSVTLALVTSLKGAVGINDPDIEINVEKGVVFISIADKLLFKSGSYDVSDKAKSVLAKVAKVVNDKPDFECMVEGHTDDVPYKSNGIILDNWDLSVKRSTSIVRVLTNDLGVNPAKLIAAGRSSYVPLVANDTPDNKARNRRTRIVVMPKIDQFYDMIEKEMKKQAK; this comes from the coding sequence ATGAGAAAAATAGTTATCGCACTATCAGTATTAATGGCCTTAACTTCGTGTGTATCGAAAAAGCAATATGCTGCTTTAGAAGCTAAGAACAAAGAGATACAAGATTTATTAAACTCTTGCACAGTTAAATTAAATACTTGTCTCGAAGAAAAAGCAGGATTGGCAGCAACTGCTGAAAGCTATAAACAACACAATCAGGACTTGATCAGTACTTCTAAGGATTTAACTGTTTTAACTACTAAAGGAGCTGAGAACCTTGAAAAATCTTTAGAAAGCTTAAAAGAAAAAGATTTAAAAATATCTAGACTTCAGGATGCTTTAACTAAAAAAGACAGTGTAACATTGGCTTTAGTTACAAGCTTAAAAGGAGCTGTTGGAATTAATGATCCGGATATCGAAATCAACGTAGAAAAAGGAGTTGTATTTATTTCTATCGCAGATAAATTATTATTTAAAAGCGGAAGTTATGACGTAAGCGACAAAGCAAAATCTGTTTTAGCTAAAGTTGCAAAAGTTGTAAACGACAAACCAGATTTCGAATGTATGGTTGAAGGTCATACAGATGACGTTCCATACAAAAGCAACGGAATTATCTTAGACAACTGGGATTTAAGTGTTAAACGTTCTACTTCAATCGTTCGTGTATTAACTAATGATCTTGGTGTAAACCCTGCAAAATTAATCGCAGCTGGTAGAAGTTCTTACGTACCATTAGTAGCTAATGATACTCCGGACAACAAAGCTCGTAACAGAAGAACTCGTATTGTGGTTATGCCAAAAATCGATCAGTTCTATGATATGATTGAAAAAGAAATGAAAAAACAAGCGAAATAA
- a CDS encoding ATP-dependent helicase, with translation MQKYIDQLNEAQRQPVLKKDGPMIIIAGAGSGKTRVLTIRIAYLMAQGIDAFNILSLTFTNKAAREMKHRISDIVGASEAKNLWMGTFHSIFARILRAESDHLGYPSNFTIYDSQDSARLISSIIKEMQLDRDIYKPKQILGRISNYKNSLITVKAYFNNPELVEADAMAKRPRLGEIYQQYVERCFKAGAMDFDDLLLKTNELLTRFPEVLAKYQNRFRYILVDEYQDTNHSQYLIVRALSDKFQNICVVGDDAQSIYAFRGANINNILNFQKDYEGVIMFRLEQNYRSTRNIVEAANTVMEHNKTKLDKVVWTANDFGAKIKVHRSITDAEEGRFVASTIFEQKMQNQLHNGSFAILYRTNAQSRAMEDALRKRDIPYRIYGGLSFYQRKEIKDVLCYLRLVINPKDEEALVRVINYPARGIGDTTVEKLTIAANHYKRSIWEVMVNIDKIDLKLNAGTKNKVKDFVTMIQSFQVIDQNQDAFYITDYVAKKTGLVQELKKDATPEGMAKIQNIEELLNGLKDFTEGQKEIDGARGALSEFMEDVALATDLDKDTSDEDRVALMTIHLAKGLEFPHVFVVGMEEDLFPSAMSMSTRSELEEERRLFYVALTRAEHQAYLTYAQSRYRWGKLTDSEPSRFIEEIDGQYLEYLTPSETNYRYKSPIDGDIFGDIDKSKLRLAKPIGSTPPKHVTGNDPKPDLNIRKLKPVGGVNPNGAAPNLFDNKLTIGNVVMHERFGKGEVVNLEGVGADKKAEIKFEVGGIKKLLLRFAKLDVVG, from the coding sequence ATGCAAAAGTACATTGACCAGCTCAATGAAGCACAAAGACAGCCGGTTTTAAAGAAAGACGGGCCAATGATTATTATTGCTGGTGCAGGTTCAGGAAAAACTCGTGTTTTAACCATTAGAATTGCTTATTTGATGGCTCAGGGGATTGATGCCTTCAATATTTTATCACTAACTTTTACCAACAAAGCGGCCCGCGAAATGAAACACAGGATTTCAGATATCGTAGGAGCCAGCGAAGCTAAGAATCTTTGGATGGGAACTTTCCACTCCATCTTTGCGCGTATTCTTCGTGCAGAATCGGATCATTTAGGGTATCCTTCAAATTTTACTATTTACGATTCTCAGGATTCTGCCAGATTGATTTCTTCTATTATAAAAGAAATGCAGCTGGATCGTGACATCTATAAACCAAAGCAGATTTTAGGTCGTATTTCAAACTACAAAAACAGTTTGATTACAGTAAAAGCCTATTTTAATAACCCTGAACTAGTCGAAGCCGATGCAATGGCCAAAAGACCACGTTTAGGTGAAATCTATCAGCAGTATGTAGAGCGCTGTTTTAAAGCAGGTGCCATGGATTTTGATGATTTACTGCTTAAAACCAATGAATTACTAACTCGTTTTCCGGAAGTTTTAGCGAAATATCAAAATCGTTTTCGTTATATTTTGGTTGATGAGTACCAGGATACAAACCATTCTCAATATTTGATTGTAAGAGCGTTATCGGATAAATTCCAGAATATTTGCGTGGTTGGAGACGATGCGCAGAGTATTTATGCCTTCCGTGGAGCGAATATCAATAATATTTTGAACTTCCAGAAGGATTATGAAGGCGTAATAATGTTTCGTTTGGAGCAAAATTACCGTTCTACCCGAAACATAGTAGAAGCCGCAAATACGGTAATGGAGCACAATAAGACCAAACTGGATAAAGTAGTTTGGACGGCAAATGATTTTGGTGCAAAAATTAAAGTCCACAGAAGCATTACGGATGCCGAAGAAGGGCGTTTTGTTGCCAGTACCATTTTTGAACAGAAAATGCAAAACCAGCTGCATAACGGTTCATTTGCAATTTTGTACCGTACCAATGCACAGTCCCGTGCGATGGAGGATGCCTTAAGGAAACGCGATATCCCATACAGAATTTACGGAGGATTGTCTTTCTATCAACGTAAAGAAATTAAAGATGTATTGTGTTACCTGCGTCTGGTAATCAATCCAAAAGACGAAGAGGCTTTGGTTCGTGTAATCAATTATCCTGCGCGTGGAATTGGAGATACAACGGTTGAAAAACTGACCATTGCAGCCAATCATTACAAACGTTCGATTTGGGAAGTGATGGTTAATATTGACAAAATCGATTTGAAATTAAATGCCGGTACAAAGAATAAAGTAAAAGACTTTGTTACCATGATCCAGAGTTTTCAAGTGATCGACCAGAATCAGGATGCTTTTTATATTACAGATTATGTAGCCAAAAAAACAGGACTTGTTCAGGAATTGAAGAAAGATGCTACGCCGGAAGGAATGGCAAAGATTCAGAACATTGAAGAGCTTTTAAACGGTCTGAAAGATTTTACTGAAGGACAAAAAGAAATTGACGGTGCAAGAGGAGCTTTATCAGAATTTATGGAAGATGTGGCACTGGCTACAGATTTGGATAAAGATACTTCTGATGAAGATCGTGTAGCGTTGATGACCATTCACCTGGCTAAAGGACTTGAATTTCCTCATGTTTTTGTGGTGGGGATGGAAGAGGACTTGTTTCCGAGCGCCATGAGTATGAGCACCCGTAGCGAATTAGAGGAAGAACGTCGTTTATTTTACGTAGCTTTAACCCGTGCAGAGCATCAGGCTTATCTAACTTATGCGCAGTCGCGTTACCGTTGGGGAAAACTGACGGATAGTGAACCATCACGTTTTATTGAAGAAATTGACGGTCAATATCTGGAGTATTTAACACCCTCAGAAACCAATTATCGTTATAAGTCACCAATCGACGGAGATATTTTTGGAGATATCGATAAATCCAAATTGCGTTTGGCAAAACCGATCGGAAGTACTCCGCCCAAACATGTTACAGGCAATGATCCAAAACCGGATTTGAATATTAGAAAATTAAAACCCGTTGGGGGTGTCAATCCAAATGGTGCTGCTCCGAATTTGTTTGATAACAAACTAACAATCGGAAATGTGGTGATGCACGAACGCTTTGGAAAAGGAGAAGTGGTGAATTTGGAAGGTGTTGGTGCCGATAAAAAAGCCGAAATAAAATTTGAGGTAGGCGGAATCAAGAAATTGTTGCTAAGATTTGCTAAATTAGATGTTGTAGGATAG
- a CDS encoding M1 family metallopeptidase, translating into MKYILLFFTTFTFAQQTQFVDFKTVSGKLSLNAIEKSISGTVDYQFEVLKPIDTIKIDAKNMDFFHVQVDNKEAIFVNTGKELQIIGNFQKGENHLTFQYTAKPKQALYFVNMEHSEVQIWTQGQGRYTSNWFPSFDDVNEKIVFSLGITYDAAYQVVSNGILENKTTTDTQTYWQYKMEKPMSSYLLMLAIGKYDKKEFRAKSKIPLEYYLEHKDANRFEPTYRYSKRIFDFMEKEIGVKYPWEVYREIPVRDFLYAGMENTTSTLFATRYVVDSIGFEDRNYTNVDAHELAHHWFGDLITAESSTHHWLQEGFATYFAALAEREIYGDDFFYSKLYDTAQQLKFASRTDSIPVLNAKASSLTFYEKGAWALFVLHESIGDKAFKKAIKNYLKKYAYQTVNTQNFFDEIKKVADFDLEKFQKTWLESTIFDTPTANTLLSKNKSIQVRLEVDKLKKTALTEKENFLSKTLKSDVYYTVKEAIVNQLENEKYETKKALLLLAMQTNDIQVRQAVAGSLSKIPEDFRTEYETLLDDKSYQTQEVALYWLWRNFPEHRTRYLNKTINWIGFNDYNLRTLWLSLALSTPNYTENSEALITELIAFSSTKYEATTRQNALEKLVAFKIINDAVLSNLVSATTHHMWQFSKFGRDTIRLLLKNQEMRTSFERILINLNPDEQFQLKRLLAEEVKK; encoded by the coding sequence ATGAAATATATCCTACTGTTTTTTACCACTTTTACTTTTGCACAGCAAACGCAATTTGTTGATTTTAAAACCGTTTCAGGAAAACTGTCCTTAAATGCCATAGAAAAATCAATTTCCGGTACGGTTGATTATCAATTTGAAGTCCTGAAACCTATTGATACGATTAAGATTGATGCGAAAAACATGGATTTTTTTCATGTCCAGGTCGATAACAAAGAAGCTATTTTTGTAAACACCGGGAAAGAACTGCAAATTATTGGTAATTTTCAGAAAGGAGAAAATCACCTGACTTTTCAATACACCGCCAAACCAAAACAGGCTTTGTATTTTGTAAATATGGAGCATTCTGAAGTTCAAATCTGGACACAGGGGCAGGGAAGATATACCAGCAACTGGTTTCCCAGTTTTGATGACGTGAACGAGAAAATTGTATTCAGCTTAGGAATAACCTACGATGCCGCTTATCAGGTAGTTTCGAATGGAATTCTCGAAAATAAAACAACAACAGATACACAGACCTATTGGCAGTACAAAATGGAAAAGCCAATGAGTTCCTATCTTTTAATGCTTGCGATAGGAAAGTATGACAAAAAAGAATTCCGTGCAAAATCTAAGATCCCATTAGAATATTATTTAGAACATAAAGATGCCAATCGTTTTGAACCGACCTATCGTTATTCTAAGCGTATTTTTGATTTTATGGAGAAAGAAATAGGCGTTAAATACCCGTGGGAAGTCTACCGAGAGATTCCGGTTCGTGATTTTTTATATGCCGGGATGGAAAATACAACTTCAACGCTTTTTGCTACACGTTATGTGGTAGATTCAATAGGTTTTGAAGACCGTAATTACACCAATGTAGACGCACACGAATTGGCCCATCATTGGTTTGGCGATTTAATTACAGCTGAAAGCAGCACGCATCATTGGCTTCAGGAAGGTTTTGCGACTTATTTTGCAGCCTTGGCAGAAAGAGAGATTTACGGCGATGATTTCTTTTATTCCAAATTATACGATACGGCGCAACAGCTTAAATTTGCTTCCAGAACCGATTCTATTCCGGTTTTAAATGCCAAAGCAAGTTCGTTGACTTTTTACGAGAAAGGGGCCTGGGCACTGTTTGTATTACATGAATCCATTGGCGATAAAGCATTCAAAAAAGCGATAAAAAACTATCTCAAGAAATATGCTTACCAAACCGTAAATACGCAGAATTTCTTTGATGAAATTAAAAAAGTAGCCGATTTTGATCTGGAGAAATTTCAGAAAACCTGGTTGGAATCTACCATTTTTGATACGCCGACCGCAAATACTTTATTGAGTAAAAACAAATCAATTCAGGTTCGTTTGGAGGTAGATAAATTAAAAAAGACAGCTTTAACGGAGAAAGAAAATTTCTTAAGTAAAACTTTAAAATCGGATGTTTATTATACTGTAAAAGAAGCCATTGTAAATCAATTGGAGAACGAAAAATACGAAACCAAAAAAGCACTTTTATTACTTGCGATGCAAACCAATGATATTCAGGTTCGACAAGCAGTTGCCGGTAGTTTAAGTAAAATTCCGGAAGATTTTAGAACGGAATATGAAACCTTGCTCGATGATAAATCGTATCAAACACAGGAAGTTGCTTTGTATTGGCTGTGGAGAAATTTTCCGGAGCACCGTACCCGATATTTAAACAAAACAATAAACTGGATTGGTTTTAATGACTACAATCTGAGAACATTATGGCTTTCGTTAGCACTGTCAACGCCAAATTATACAGAAAACTCAGAAGCTCTAATTACTGAACTGATTGCCTTTTCTTCTACAAAATACGAAGCAACAACCAGACAAAATGCTCTTGAAAAACTAGTCGCATTTAAGATTATCAACGATGCTGTTTTAAGCAATTTAGTTTCGGCAACCACCCATCATATGTGGCAATTTTCAAAGTTTGGAAGAGATACCATCCGATTATTATTAAAAAATCAGGAGATGCGTACTTCGTTTGAAAGAATTTTGATTAATTTAAACCCCGACGAGCAATTTCAACTAAAGCGTTTACTGGCTGAGGAAGTAAAGAAATAA